A genomic window from Leptospiraceae bacterium includes:
- a CDS encoding DEAD/DEAH box helicase family protein — translation MKPKNSKVLKAFKVSSNSLDVFFLRNQLENLKLFKSFESLLCIPFITISPFPYQLETAKKVLKQFRGRVLLSDEVGLGKTIEAGLVLKEYLTRGLVKKVLIITPASLVSQWQEELLTKFGIEFTTTQNPNLKEDPDNFWKENLVIASIATVRRDKHTRIVSKLNYDLIIVDEAHHLKNRKSKNWQTINLLQKKFILLLSATPVQNNLIELYNLLTLLKPGIFKTEKDFKEAYVSPQNPRIPLNRGKLQDLMRDIMIRNTRSLVDIKLPPRTVLTIRKDFSTEELNAYKKINKLIIDSYDKTSSTQKLQFQHLLQAAGSTHFTIYNSLNKFIENHKENLSSEWMELLKIYKHIDKSTKVETLIELLKKNPNEKKIIFVRHTETLNYLSKELEKNKLEHVIFSGSISAREKDEAVENFKELYPILLSTESGGEGRNLQFCNTLINFDLPWNPQVIEQRIGRIHRIGQEREVFVFNLTSKNTLEDYLLKILDEKINMFELVVGEIQSILGEMDSEDDFNSLVYKSWLDSSNNNQSEPFTQLGEGLLKAKEEYINSKTLDESLFGDEFEVLI, via the coding sequence ATGAAACCTAAAAATTCCAAAGTACTAAAAGCTTTTAAAGTATCCTCTAATAGTCTTGATGTTTTTTTTCTTCGTAATCAACTAGAAAATTTAAAATTATTTAAGTCTTTTGAAAGTCTATTATGTATTCCTTTTATTACGATTAGCCCATTTCCCTATCAGTTAGAAACAGCAAAAAAAGTTCTTAAACAATTTCGTGGAAGAGTTCTCCTTTCCGACGAAGTAGGACTCGGAAAAACTATCGAAGCCGGTCTCGTCTTAAAAGAATATCTAACAAGGGGACTTGTTAAAAAAGTATTAATTATTACTCCGGCCAGCTTAGTCAGTCAATGGCAAGAAGAATTACTTACTAAATTTGGTATTGAATTTACTACGACCCAAAATCCGAACCTCAAAGAAGATCCGGATAATTTTTGGAAAGAAAATCTGGTAATTGCATCCATTGCAACTGTTCGAAGAGATAAACACACGAGGATTGTTTCTAAACTAAATTATGATTTGATTATTGTTGATGAAGCTCATCACTTAAAAAATAGAAAATCAAAAAATTGGCAAACAATTAACCTATTACAAAAAAAGTTTATTCTCCTTCTATCAGCTACACCCGTACAGAATAATCTGATAGAATTATATAATCTACTAACTCTCTTAAAGCCCGGAATTTTTAAAACAGAAAAAGATTTCAAAGAAGCGTATGTATCGCCACAAAACCCCCGCATTCCATTAAATAGAGGAAAGTTACAGGATTTGATGAGAGATATCATGATAAGAAATACACGTTCTTTAGTTGATATAAAACTACCTCCACGAACTGTATTAACAATACGTAAAGATTTTAGTACCGAAGAATTAAACGCATATAAAAAAATTAATAAACTAATTATAGATTCTTATGATAAAACTTCATCCACCCAGAAATTACAATTTCAACATCTCCTGCAGGCTGCAGGTTCCACACATTTTACAATTTATAATTCCCTTAATAAGTTTATAGAAAATCATAAAGAGAATTTAAGTTCTGAGTGGATGGAATTATTAAAAATATACAAACACATAGATAAGAGTACGAAAGTAGAAACTCTTATAGAACTACTAAAGAAAAATCCTAATGAGAAAAAAATAATTTTCGTAAGACATACAGAAACTTTAAACTATCTATCAAAAGAGTTAGAGAAGAATAAACTAGAGCATGTTATATTTTCAGGTAGTATTTCAGCCAGAGAAAAGGACGAGGCTGTCGAAAACTTTAAGGAACTTTATCCTATTCTTCTCAGTACTGAGTCAGGTGGCGAAGGACGTAATTTACAATTTTGTAATACACTGATTAATTTTGATCTTCCCTGGAACCCACAGGTTATAGAACAACGAATTGGTCGTATTCATAGAATCGGACAGGAAAGAGAAGTCTTTGTGTTTAACCTGACATCCAAAAATACACTTGAAGATTATCTGTTAAAAATATTAGATGAGAAAATTAATATGTTCGAGCTTGTAGTCGGAGAAATACAGTCAATACTTGGTGAAATGGATTCGGAAGACGATTTTAATTCTTTGGTCTATAAATCCTGGCTTGACTCTTCAAATAACAATCAATCTGAACCTTTCACTCAATTAGGGGAAGGATTATTAAAAGCTAAAGAAGAATATATTAATTCCAAAACTCTCGATGAAAGCTTATTTGGAGATGAATTTGAAGTACTGATATGA
- a CDS encoding DUF1501 domain-containing protein, whose amino-acid sequence MKSLSRKQFLKLMGASFGALATSGLPFQELLGQSTYGNTLINLLLEGGPDFRHLFVPKPSSDTKSYGYKFWNNRTTAIGKGTAVSDPASWNTAFANNYEAVSLKDSSGNTIEFGILKTNNSAEGANTWLIEQIKAGKVAIINNVYHSISRDHPHSLLVLQSGIYETKAGQSGQSGWGGRLIETLSDGRLLSLSNQPRAFCNTSQKSKLLSFTNSRNFGLSQASVDTNGRISTNDRGIRALNAYYSQRASQYSGTVYEKFFNQQIKLQSLSTQIRARLSSGSSLAETYSALGMDSGFFQTDANGQTGFKTSNFRTQILSLYDAFVVSDLLKPRIFSLNYNYWDSHKNQQSDIEPQLNDIFGYNRGFHAVFKNNPAIFNSSVIVISGEFGRQLKSNGDLGTDHGRGNTVLVIGGQVVGGIYGEMFPTRESTEDASGKAPLDMFNRDIQGRTAFHKVFGKVCDWVNPGSSSTVFNETIYPLPTMKDDTGSIISSTGIESGVSLSFL is encoded by the coding sequence ATGAAGAGTTTAAGTAGAAAACAATTTTTAAAATTAATGGGAGCTTCCTTTGGAGCCCTGGCCACTTCCGGACTTCCATTCCAGGAACTATTGGGTCAATCGACTTATGGTAATACACTCATAAATCTTCTTTTAGAAGGAGGGCCGGATTTCCGCCACCTTTTTGTTCCCAAACCTTCGAGTGACACAAAAAGTTATGGTTATAAATTCTGGAATAATCGAACCACAGCCATAGGTAAGGGAACGGCTGTATCCGATCCTGCAAGTTGGAATACGGCATTTGCCAATAACTATGAAGCAGTTAGTCTAAAAGACAGCTCCGGTAATACTATAGAATTCGGTATATTAAAAACCAATAATAGTGCAGAAGGTGCAAATACCTGGCTTATCGAACAAATCAAAGCCGGTAAAGTGGCGATTATCAATAACGTTTATCACTCTATTAGCCGTGACCATCCCCATTCTCTTCTCGTTTTACAAAGCGGAATCTATGAAACAAAAGCCGGTCAGAGCGGTCAAAGCGGATGGGGGGGAAGGCTTATTGAAACTCTGAGTGATGGAAGGCTACTTTCTTTAAGTAACCAACCCCGCGCTTTTTGCAATACAAGTCAGAAAAGTAAACTTTTATCATTTACCAATTCGAGAAATTTTGGTTTAAGCCAGGCTTCTGTAGATACAAATGGAAGAATCAGCACCAACGATAGGGGTATTCGAGCTTTAAATGCTTACTATAGCCAGAGAGCTTCTCAATACTCCGGAACCGTATATGAGAAATTCTTTAACCAGCAGATAAAACTGCAAAGCTTGAGCACCCAGATCAGGGCTCGTTTAAGCAGTGGTAGTAGTCTGGCTGAAACGTACTCTGCTCTGGGTATGGATTCCGGTTTTTTTCAAACCGATGCTAACGGACAAACAGGTTTCAAAACCAGTAATTTTAGAACCCAAATTTTATCTCTTTATGACGCCTTTGTGGTTTCCGATTTACTAAAACCAAGAATTTTCTCTTTGAATTATAATTACTGGGACAGCCATAAAAATCAACAGAGCGATATAGAACCCCAGCTTAACGATATTTTTGGTTATAACCGGGGCTTTCATGCCGTCTTCAAGAATAATCCGGCTATTTTTAATAGCTCAGTTATAGTAATCAGTGGAGAGTTTGGCAGGCAGCTAAAATCCAATGGAGATCTCGGAACGGATCATGGCAGGGGAAATACGGTATTAGTTATCGGCGGGCAGGTTGTGGGTGGTATATACGGAGAAATGTTTCCAACAAGGGAGAGCACGGAAGACGCAAGCGGAAAAGCACCTTTAGATATGTTCAACCGGGATATACAGGGAAGAACCGCCTTCCATAAAGTTTTCGGAAAAGTTTGTGACTGGGTAAATCCGGGTTCTTCTTCTACCGTATTTAATGAAACAATATATCCTTTACCAACCATGAAAGATGATACAGGATCTATTATCAGTAGCACAGGCATTGAAAGTGGAGTAAGCCTGAGTTTTTTATAA
- the lenA gene encoding lipoprotein LenA, giving the protein MKKILLLFISLLIVVSSCKKKEEENKVDNTQILGKRYPDGNVFITSVPGSTKKQDRVALVYDLEEVTGLEIKSEGNKEYLKLKTVTGKEGYAPLDRFVEVVYFAVGDGITAFLKPTLTAPTKGKMDKGALCYIKETLSEWGRATCYSAKLTFGEVPETYYNVWIQLSDPGLSKDPMLGQTALTIRNATKVIAKAMKTENPEEAAKLRKEAKETLNKAIEKEDVFKAYAQELLAKLEPLEGGQKKEETNNPAPGSEGKETPPETKTRDMDTPVETKPEG; this is encoded by the coding sequence ATGAAAAAAATACTCCTCCTGTTTATTTCATTACTTATAGTGGTTTCTTCCTGTAAGAAAAAGGAAGAAGAGAATAAGGTTGATAATACCCAGATTTTAGGTAAACGCTATCCCGATGGAAATGTCTTTATCACTTCAGTTCCGGGTTCTACAAAAAAACAAGACAGAGTCGCCCTGGTTTATGATTTAGAAGAGGTAACCGGTCTTGAAATCAAGAGTGAAGGGAATAAAGAATACCTCAAATTAAAGACCGTAACCGGTAAAGAAGGGTATGCTCCTCTGGATCGTTTTGTGGAAGTAGTTTATTTTGCAGTGGGAGATGGAATAACTGCCTTTTTAAAACCAACCCTGACCGCTCCGACCAAGGGGAAAATGGACAAGGGAGCTTTATGTTATATTAAGGAAACCCTGAGTGAATGGGGAAGAGCAACCTGCTACAGTGCAAAACTTACCTTTGGTGAAGTGCCCGAAACGTATTATAATGTATGGATACAACTAAGCGATCCGGGTTTATCTAAAGATCCTATGCTCGGTCAAACAGCTTTAACTATTCGTAACGCCACAAAAGTTATTGCCAAGGCGATGAAAACAGAAAACCCCGAAGAAGCAGCTAAATTGCGGAAAGAAGCTAAAGAAACACTGAATAAAGCCATAGAAAAAGAGGATGTTTTTAAGGCCTATGCCCAGGAGCTTTTAGCCAAACTCGAGCCCTTAGAAGGCGGACAGAAAAAAGAAGAAACAAATAATCCAGCACCGGGTTCAGAAGGAAAAGAAACTCCGCCGGAAACAAAAACCAGGGATATGGATACACCAGTGGAAACAAAACCGGAAGGTTAA
- the ilvB gene encoding biosynthetic-type acetolactate synthase large subunit, translated as MTDKKEKPMTGAALLIQLLEEKGIEVCFGYPGGAILPFYDEMYYQSKIKHYLVRHEQGAIHMAEGYARASGKIGLCIATSGPGATNLITGLTDAKLDSIPVMAITGQVATNSIGTDAFQEADIFGITIPITKYNALMKSADDIARHFEEAYKIATGGRPGPVLLDFPKDVQTQLTSVSKADKLKIAPHHYEKPPIKGDIEAFAEALNKAKRPLLYVGGGAISSGAYREILQLAELGNIPVTMTLMGIGAFPGTHELSLGMLGMHGTAYANKAVIECDYILNLGARFDDRVAKIGEFAENAVKAHIDIDSSEFNKRVAVDQILHGDLRDVLHALLPFIKKVDRKEWIQRLKTLKENHPLDFDNSGTEIKPQHFLSELYKATSGSAIIVTDVGQHQMWAAQYYLFDEPNCWLTSGGLGTMGYGLPAAIGAKIARPEKQVICVSGDGSIQMNIQELGTIAMYEVGVKILIFNNSFLGMVRQWQELFYEERYSQTQWKYNPSFVKIAEAYGIPAMSISKKEEIPKALEFFLKDDKSALLEVIVPSEEKVFPMIPAGLSQKDIIEFKDLKEYKKK; from the coding sequence ATGACAGATAAAAAGGAAAAACCTATGACAGGGGCAGCCCTGTTAATACAGCTTTTAGAAGAAAAAGGGATTGAAGTATGTTTTGGTTATCCGGGGGGAGCCATCCTTCCCTTTTATGACGAAATGTACTACCAGAGTAAAATTAAACATTACCTGGTTCGACACGAACAGGGGGCCATTCACATGGCAGAGGGTTATGCCAGGGCCAGTGGTAAAATCGGTCTCTGCATTGCGACTTCCGGTCCCGGGGCTACGAACCTGATAACCGGTCTAACAGATGCAAAACTAGATTCTATTCCGGTTATGGCTATTACCGGACAGGTTGCCACCAACAGCATAGGAACTGATGCCTTTCAGGAAGCCGATATTTTTGGGATTACCATTCCTATAACCAAGTATAATGCCCTGATGAAAAGTGCGGACGATATTGCCAGACACTTCGAAGAAGCCTACAAGATTGCTACAGGAGGAAGGCCGGGTCCGGTTCTTTTGGATTTCCCAAAAGATGTTCAGACCCAACTCACAAGCGTAAGTAAGGCAGACAAACTAAAAATTGCTCCTCACCATTACGAAAAACCTCCAATAAAAGGAGACATCGAGGCTTTTGCCGAAGCTCTGAATAAAGCAAAGAGACCTCTTCTATATGTGGGTGGAGGGGCTATTAGTTCCGGAGCTTATCGTGAAATCCTGCAACTGGCAGAACTGGGAAACATTCCCGTCACTATGACTTTAATGGGAATCGGGGCCTTCCCCGGAACTCATGAGCTTTCTCTGGGAATGCTCGGAATGCACGGAACCGCTTATGCAAATAAAGCCGTTATTGAATGCGATTACATTCTAAACCTCGGAGCCAGGTTCGATGATAGGGTAGCTAAAATCGGTGAATTTGCTGAGAATGCCGTAAAAGCCCATATCGATATCGATAGCTCGGAGTTTAATAAAAGAGTAGCGGTAGACCAAATTCTACACGGAGATCTCAGGGATGTACTACACGCTCTTTTACCTTTTATTAAAAAAGTAGATAGAAAAGAATGGATTCAAAGGCTTAAAACTTTGAAAGAAAATCATCCTCTGGATTTTGACAATTCCGGTACGGAGATAAAGCCTCAACATTTCCTGAGTGAGCTGTATAAAGCGACTTCCGGCAGTGCTATTATTGTTACGGATGTAGGCCAGCACCAGATGTGGGCAGCCCAATACTACCTCTTTGACGAACCGAATTGCTGGCTAACTTCTGGAGGTCTCGGAACTATGGGCTATGGTTTGCCGGCAGCCATAGGTGCAAAAATAGCAAGACCGGAAAAACAGGTGATCTGCGTAAGTGGAGATGGATCCATACAGATGAACATTCAGGAGCTCGGAACGATAGCTATGTATGAAGTGGGTGTAAAGATTCTTATTTTCAACAATAGCTTTCTCGGAATGGTTCGTCAGTGGCAGGAGCTTTTCTACGAAGAGCGTTATTCTCAGACTCAGTGGAAATATAATCCAAGTTTTGTGAAAATAGCAGAAGCGTATGGAATTCCGGCTATGTCAATTTCCAAAAAAGAAGAAATACCTAAAGCTCTGGAATTTTTCCTGAAAGATGATAAATCAGCTCTTTTAGAAGTAATAGTTCCTTCTGAAGAAAAAGTATTTCCTATGATTCCGGCAGGACTATCACAAAAAGATATTATTGAATTCAAGGACCTGAAGGAGTATAAAAAGAAATGA
- the ilvN gene encoding acetolactate synthase small subunit, which translates to MNHTLRILVNNHAGVMSHVSGLFTRRAYNIDSIAVGVTQDPEISCMTIVIRGDEQNITQVKNQLKKLPDVLEITDVSYPGSIHRELLLVIVEAKDEHRQEVISICDVFQAKIIDMTSTEVMAEYSGNSREVNAFLRMMNKFGIKQISRTGQIALTCPSTLE; encoded by the coding sequence ATGAATCATACATTGAGAATACTTGTTAACAACCATGCCGGTGTCATGAGTCATGTTTCCGGTCTTTTTACTCGCAGGGCCTATAATATAGATTCAATTGCTGTAGGTGTAACCCAGGATCCGGAGATTTCCTGTATGACAATTGTTATCCGGGGAGATGAACAAAACATTACCCAGGTAAAAAATCAACTGAAGAAATTGCCGGATGTGCTGGAAATTACCGATGTTTCTTATCCGGGTTCTATCCATAGAGAATTACTCCTGGTGATCGTAGAAGCGAAAGACGAGCACCGCCAGGAAGTAATTTCTATCTGTGATGTTTTCCAGGCTAAGATCATCGATATGACTTCTACGGAAGTGATGGCGGAGTATTCCGGAAATTCGAGAGAAGTAAATGCCTTTCTTCGAATGATGAATAAATTTGGCATTAAACAAATCTCCAGGACAGGTCAAATCGCACTTACCTGCCCGAGTACCTTAGAATAA
- a CDS encoding DnaJ domain-containing protein has protein sequence MEAFTVSLEEPYVQNILEILENFPEGLSEFELLKSLENKNSLFSGYSLQDELELFQSHFLLFHILYHLDEILKEKKGLGIEIHCLKIKLYTIRQQQRDSSELEKHDPLREYYKDLNHLRNTGRKEVNELLNSFWKKYLAFQKKEEALEVLDLHPAASEEEIKNRYRKLVKEHHPDKGGDSERIIEINKAMEILKS, from the coding sequence GTGGAAGCATTTACAGTCAGTCTTGAGGAACCTTATGTTCAAAACATTTTAGAAATTTTAGAAAATTTCCCGGAAGGACTCAGCGAATTTGAACTTTTGAAGTCCTTAGAAAATAAAAACTCCTTATTTTCCGGTTATTCCTTGCAGGATGAGCTGGAATTATTCCAGTCACATTTTCTTTTATTCCACATTCTGTATCATCTCGATGAAATTTTAAAAGAAAAGAAAGGCCTCGGAATCGAAATTCATTGCTTAAAGATAAAACTATATACTATCCGGCAACAACAAAGGGATTCTTCAGAATTGGAAAAACACGACCCTTTACGGGAATATTACAAAGATCTAAATCACTTACGAAACACGGGTCGAAAGGAAGTAAACGAACTTCTCAACTCTTTCTGGAAAAAATATTTAGCTTTTCAAAAGAAGGAAGAAGCCCTCGAAGTTTTAGATCTCCATCCTGCTGCCAGTGAAGAAGAAATCAAAAATCGCTACAGAAAACTGGTAAAGGAGCATCATCCCGATAAGGGAGGAGATTCGGAAAGAATCATCGAGATAAATAAGGCTATGGAAATATTAAAATCGTAA
- a CDS encoding FAD-dependent thymidylate synthase, with amino-acid sequence MELKGPEVKLIDYTKNPFNLSIASARTCYSSKGILYPEDMDSTEKAREIRDRVAKSTKKAGHLTTRQHPQFIFTLNRVSRQFVWAFLHSHPYYNSEQVSQRYVEVKEESYYIPFHLNSKLRNSYLQAIRYANSVYFSMIEELKPFVEKEFFLRFSSRAKQPEKWQTEIKKKCLEIARYILPLATHTYLFHTINGLTLHRYYRLMTSFQVPEEQKLVIEEMVKEVKRIDPLFVEEMEDPIPLANTLEYKIFQEYHTSKQVRDYTEAKLFVEEFDSSLGNVYAKLVSYSNSAEKILAASVRTTLGLSSSSLNDTEALLLCMSPERNVSLASTLNETSLNAISRAMFNVHYTFQKKISHTADSQDQRHRMVPASRPILFSQYTGSPDYIVPEIIKKYAELEDVYTERMHQLFRHIEEFIAEGGAIEDTSYLLPNAFPVRFYESGDLLNLHHKWKARLCYNAQEEIFYASLNEVKDIEKVHPQIAKNLGAPCKLRSMGSVKPVCPEGDRYCGVKVWKLNLSEYDRIL; translated from the coding sequence ATGGAACTAAAAGGCCCGGAAGTAAAGTTAATTGATTATACAAAAAATCCTTTTAATCTATCCATTGCCAGTGCGAGAACCTGTTATTCCTCTAAAGGTATTCTCTATCCGGAAGATATGGATAGCACAGAAAAAGCAAGAGAAATCCGGGATAGAGTCGCTAAGTCTACTAAGAAAGCCGGTCATTTAACAACAAGACAGCACCCCCAGTTTATCTTTACACTGAACCGGGTTTCGAGGCAATTTGTCTGGGCCTTTTTGCACTCTCATCCGTATTATAATTCTGAGCAGGTTAGCCAGAGATATGTAGAGGTAAAAGAGGAAAGTTATTATATTCCTTTTCACTTAAATTCGAAATTAAGAAACTCTTATTTACAGGCCATTCGTTACGCTAATTCGGTATATTTCTCCATGATAGAAGAGTTGAAACCCTTTGTGGAAAAAGAATTCTTCCTGCGTTTTTCTTCAAGAGCGAAGCAGCCGGAAAAGTGGCAGACAGAGATTAAAAAGAAATGCCTTGAAATTGCTCGCTACATTTTACCCCTTGCTACGCATACATACCTTTTCCATACCATCAATGGTTTAACCCTGCATCGGTATTATCGCCTGATGACTAGCTTTCAGGTTCCTGAGGAACAGAAGCTGGTTATCGAAGAAATGGTAAAGGAAGTGAAACGTATCGATCCTTTGTTTGTAGAAGAAATGGAAGACCCGATTCCCCTTGCTAATACCCTAGAATATAAGATATTTCAAGAATATCATACTTCAAAACAGGTTCGAGATTATACGGAAGCTAAATTGTTCGTAGAAGAATTTGATTCTTCTCTCGGAAATGTTTATGCAAAGTTGGTTTCCTATTCAAACTCAGCTGAGAAAATTTTAGCGGCCTCTGTAAGGACTACCCTCGGCTTATCCTCTTCTTCCTTGAACGATACCGAAGCCCTTCTTCTTTGTATGTCTCCCGAAAGAAATGTTTCATTGGCTTCTACTCTGAATGAAACCAGCCTGAACGCAATTAGCCGGGCTATGTTTAATGTGCATTATACCTTCCAAAAAAAGATTTCTCATACAGCCGATTCTCAGGATCAGAGACACCGAATGGTTCCTGCATCCCGACCGATACTCTTTTCTCAGTATACCGGAAGTCCCGATTATATCGTTCCTGAAATCATCAAGAAGTATGCAGAATTAGAAGATGTGTATACAGAAAGAATGCACCAACTTTTTCGACATATCGAAGAGTTTATAGCAGAAGGAGGAGCTATAGAAGACACTTCTTACCTTTTACCCAATGCTTTTCCGGTGCGCTTTTATGAATCGGGTGATTTACTCAATCTGCATCATAAGTGGAAAGCGAGACTTTGTTACAATGCCCAGGAAGAAATATTCTACGCTTCTTTGAATGAAGTAAAAGACATAGAGAAAGTCCATCCTCAAATTGCAAAGAACCTTGGAGCCCCTTGCAAGCTTCGTTCTATGGGTTCGGTAAAACCTGTTTGCCCGGAAGGAGATAGATACTGTGGTGTAAAAGTCTGGAAATTAAATTTGTCGGAGTATGATAGGATACTGTAG
- a CDS encoding NAD(P)H-binding protein yields MNEEVKNKHAVTGAFGYSGKYITEKLLALGKEVITLTNSFNRENIFGDKVKAYPFHFDEPEKLEETLRGVSVLYNTYWVRFNHKLFTHADAVRNTKVLFQAAAKAGVKRVVHVSITNPSLDSDLEYFSGKADLEKALMDSGLSYAILRPTVIFGKEDILINNIAWALRHLPVFGVFGDGKYRLQPIYVEDLAELAIEQATKTENCIINAIGPDTFSYKELAEFIGKTIGKKRPIISVSPGLGYLASKFIGFFVKDTFVTREEIKGLMDDLLYVDAAPAGKTSLKKWIEEHKDSLGKNYTSELARRKDRKSGYKGN; encoded by the coding sequence ATGAATGAGGAAGTAAAAAATAAACACGCGGTTACCGGGGCTTTTGGATACTCGGGTAAGTATATTACAGAGAAGCTCTTAGCTTTAGGTAAAGAAGTCATCACTCTTACGAATTCTTTTAATCGAGAAAATATATTTGGTGATAAGGTAAAAGCCTATCCCTTTCACTTCGATGAACCGGAGAAGTTAGAAGAGACTCTGCGGGGAGTTTCTGTTTTATACAATACCTACTGGGTGAGATTCAACCACAAACTTTTTACTCATGCAGATGCAGTTCGAAATACAAAAGTTCTTTTTCAGGCAGCAGCAAAAGCGGGTGTAAAGAGAGTTGTGCATGTAAGCATTACCAATCCGAGCCTTGATTCTGATTTGGAGTATTTTAGCGGAAAGGCAGATTTAGAAAAAGCTTTGATGGATTCCGGACTTTCCTATGCCATTCTCCGTCCGACTGTAATATTTGGAAAAGAAGATATTCTCATTAATAATATTGCCTGGGCCTTACGTCACCTGCCCGTATTCGGAGTTTTTGGAGACGGTAAGTATCGTCTTCAGCCCATTTATGTAGAAGACCTGGCAGAACTTGCAATCGAACAGGCAACAAAAACGGAAAACTGCATTATCAATGCTATTGGCCCGGACACATTTTCCTATAAGGAACTGGCCGAATTTATAGGAAAGACTATCGGTAAAAAGCGTCCTATTATCTCGGTTTCTCCCGGTCTCGGATACCTTGCCAGTAAGTTTATTGGTTTTTTTGTGAAAGATACCTTTGTAACCAGAGAAGAAATTAAAGGACTCATGGATGATTTGCTCTATGTTGATGCAGCTCCTGCCGGTAAGACCAGCCTGAAAAAGTGGATTGAAGAACATAAAGACAGTCTCGGTAAAAATTACACGAGTGAGCTGGCAAGGCGAAAAGACAGAAAATCTGGTTATAAAGGGAATTAA
- a CDS encoding radical SAM protein, with protein sequence MNNQIQFANILFSGKCNLSCKYCIGQLRKNPTSNLTTFPLPGLESFIRECHKLGVREISFSGTNTEPLLYVYLDKLIERLRKEIPSVKLSLHTNGFLILRKKSLVELFDRLSLSFYSFREDTRFLMTGTKKMPDIKTLINKLSIPLKVSILYTKENQFELEEMLDCFLEMGVRRLVLRKVSGFEGPDNPFQNQVPLRYFGNNPVYEFRGMELSWWDFEKSSLSCLNLFADGRLSQEYNLQEVSVLKQIA encoded by the coding sequence ATGAATAATCAAATACAGTTTGCAAATATTTTATTTTCCGGTAAGTGTAATCTTAGTTGTAAATACTGTATCGGCCAATTAAGAAAGAATCCGACTTCCAATCTTACAACATTTCCTCTGCCGGGTTTGGAATCTTTTATCCGGGAATGTCATAAGCTCGGTGTCAGAGAAATTTCTTTTTCCGGCACCAATACCGAACCTCTTCTGTATGTTTATTTGGATAAGCTAATAGAGCGTCTTCGAAAGGAGATTCCGTCTGTGAAACTTTCTCTGCATACAAACGGGTTTCTCATTTTAAGAAAGAAGAGTCTGGTAGAACTATTTGATCGTCTCTCTCTTTCTTTTTATTCTTTCCGGGAGGATACTCGTTTTCTTATGACCGGAACTAAGAAGATGCCGGATATAAAAACCCTTATAAACAAGCTGAGTATTCCTTTGAAAGTTTCTATATTATATACAAAAGAAAACCAGTTTGAATTAGAAGAAATGCTGGATTGCTTTTTGGAAATGGGAGTTCGAAGGCTGGTCTTACGGAAGGTTTCAGGTTTTGAGGGGCCGGATAATCCGTTTCAAAACCAGGTTCCCCTGCGTTATTTTGGAAATAATCCGGTTTATGAATTCAGAGGTATGGAGCTTAGCTGGTGGGATTTTGAGAAAAGTAGTCTTTCCTGTTTGAATTTGTTTGCAGATGGCCGTCTTTCTCAGGAGTATAATTTACAGGAAGTAAGTGTACTAAAGCAGATTGCCTGA